In a genomic window of Acidobacteriota bacterium:
- a CDS encoding thioredoxin domain-containing protein: MSSTARYSLLGAALLGVGAAAVMFVTTGAQSSSAGAPPPVDGSTVVARVGDEVITAGELDAALGAALARLEQQIYERRRQRLDNLVAERLLAREAARQGIATSQLVEREIAGKVAPVGDADVDAFYETNKARLPDQANIKDQIRAYLEDQREAAARNALVERLRESTPVELLLPRPTVRRASVSTEGAPSRGPADAQVTLVEFTDFHCPFCRQVQPTLTRLLERYGDRVRHVFKDLPLDGLHPNARRAAEAARCANDQGRFWEYRERLFASGNDVSDERLTAIARDVGVDLATFTACLADGRHRAAIQRDIEEASRLGADGTPAFFINGRMLSGAQPFDAFVQIIEEELAAVR, encoded by the coding sequence ATGTCCTCGACCGCCCGGTACTCACTGCTCGGTGCCGCCCTGCTCGGTGTTGGCGCCGCGGCCGTCATGTTCGTCACGACTGGCGCCCAGTCGTCGTCTGCCGGGGCCCCACCCCCCGTCGACGGCAGCACCGTCGTAGCCAGGGTCGGCGACGAGGTCATCACGGCCGGCGAGCTCGACGCGGCACTCGGGGCCGCGCTCGCGCGGCTCGAGCAGCAGATCTACGAGAGGCGGCGTCAGCGTCTCGACAACCTCGTCGCGGAGCGATTGCTGGCACGCGAGGCCGCCCGCCAGGGCATCGCCACCAGCCAGCTCGTCGAGCGCGAGATCGCGGGCAAGGTGGCGCCGGTCGGCGATGCCGACGTCGACGCCTTCTACGAGACCAACAAGGCGCGCCTGCCCGACCAGGCCAACATCAAGGACCAGATCCGGGCCTACCTCGAGGACCAGCGGGAGGCGGCAGCGCGGAACGCGCTCGTCGAACGGCTGCGCGAGTCGACGCCGGTCGAGCTGCTCCTGCCTCGCCCGACCGTCCGGCGGGCGTCCGTGTCGACCGAGGGGGCCCCCTCGCGCGGGCCGGCCGACGCCCAGGTCACGCTCGTCGAGTTCACCGACTTCCACTGCCCGTTCTGCCGCCAGGTCCAGCCCACGCTGACGCGGCTCCTCGAGCGATACGGCGACCGCGTGCGGCACGTCTTCAAGGACCTGCCGCTCGACGGGCTGCACCCGAACGCGCGGCGTGCGGCCGAAGCCGCTCGGTGCGCCAACGACCAGGGCCGGTTCTGGGAGTACCGCGAGCGGCTGTTCGCCTCGGGCAACGACGTGTCCGACGAGCGGCTCACCGCCATTGCGCGCGATGTCGGCGTCGATCTCGCCACGTTCACGGCGTGCCTCGCCGATGGCCGTCACCGCGCCGCCATCCAGCGCGACATCGAGGAGGCCTCTCGCCTGGGCGCTGACGGCACTCCGGCCTTCTTCATCAACGGCCGCATGCTCTCGGGGGCCCAGCCCTTCGACGCCTTCGTCCAGATCATCGAGGAAGAGCTCGCGGCGGTCCGGTAG
- the glgX gene encoding glycogen debranching protein GlgX, with amino-acid sequence MTKRLSPSTSASRRSRASGARPIGLRGQPWPGHPYPLGATFDGIGTNFSLFSEAATRVELCLFDDGGHETRVDLPEVITFCWHGYLMGVGPGQRYGFRVHGPWAPEHGLLCNPSKLLLDPYAKAIDGEIDWHESLFGYHLRRPSARNDLDSARHMPKAVVTVPYFDWGHDRPPRRPLHETVIYETHVRGFTFQHPDIPAHLRGTYLALAHPAVLRYLKALGVTAVELMPVHQFVHDHHLVERGLRNYWGYNSIGFFAPHGAYAVDGHAGHQVQEFKAMVKRLHEEGIEVILDVVYNHTAEGNHLGPVLSFKGIDNRAYYRLVPDDPRHYMDYTGTGNTLNMRHPHVLQLLMDSLRYWVAEMHVDGFRFDLAAALARELHAVDRLSAFFDLIQQDPIVSQVKLIAEPWDVGEGGYQVGNFPSLWLEWNGKYRDSVRDFWRSEPQSLGQFAYRLTGSSDLYSHNGRRPYASINFVTAHDGFTLRDLVSYNDKHNEANGEENRDGEAHNRSWNCGVEGPTDDAAVLALRATQQRNFLATLLLSQGVPMLLAGDELGRTQGGNNNAYCQDNETSWVDWANLDEDLLAFAQQVIAFRRDHPVFRRRRFFHGRPLHGTGVKDIGWFSPDGTEMTDDDWTSTSINSLMVFLNGDAIPSPGPMGERIVDDSFLLLFNAHHGPVSFRLPPPEWGAAWAVVLDTRAGTVGPNGHEVPSDGVLETAPRTLVVLMRQ; translated from the coding sequence ATGACGAAGAGGCTCTCGCCGTCCACCTCCGCGTCGCGTCGCTCGCGAGCATCCGGCGCTCGGCCAATCGGGCTGCGCGGGCAGCCGTGGCCGGGCCATCCCTATCCCCTCGGGGCCACGTTCGACGGGATCGGCACGAACTTCTCGCTGTTCTCGGAGGCCGCCACGCGCGTCGAGCTGTGCCTGTTCGACGACGGGGGTCACGAGACCCGGGTCGACCTGCCGGAGGTCATCACCTTCTGCTGGCACGGCTACCTGATGGGCGTCGGTCCGGGCCAGCGGTACGGCTTCCGCGTCCACGGGCCGTGGGCGCCGGAGCACGGTCTGTTGTGCAACCCGTCGAAGCTGCTGCTCGACCCGTATGCGAAGGCCATCGACGGCGAGATCGACTGGCACGAGTCGCTCTTCGGCTACCACCTGCGCCGCCCCTCGGCGCGCAACGATCTCGACAGTGCCCGGCACATGCCGAAAGCCGTCGTCACCGTGCCGTACTTCGACTGGGGGCACGACCGCCCGCCGCGCCGGCCGCTGCACGAGACGGTGATCTACGAGACCCACGTCAGGGGGTTCACCTTCCAGCACCCCGACATTCCCGCGCACCTGCGCGGCACGTACCTGGCGCTCGCGCATCCCGCAGTCCTCAGGTACCTGAAGGCGCTCGGCGTCACCGCCGTCGAGCTGATGCCCGTGCACCAGTTCGTGCACGATCACCACCTCGTCGAGCGGGGCCTCCGCAACTACTGGGGCTACAACTCGATCGGCTTCTTCGCGCCGCACGGCGCGTATGCCGTCGACGGCCACGCCGGACACCAGGTGCAGGAATTCAAGGCGATGGTGAAGCGCCTGCACGAGGAGGGCATCGAGGTCATCCTCGACGTGGTCTACAACCACACCGCCGAGGGCAACCACCTCGGCCCGGTGCTCTCGTTCAAGGGCATCGACAACCGCGCGTACTACCGGCTCGTGCCCGACGACCCCCGCCACTACATGGACTACACGGGCACGGGGAACACGCTGAACATGCGGCACCCGCACGTGCTGCAGCTGCTGATGGACTCGTTGCGCTACTGGGTCGCCGAGATGCACGTCGACGGGTTCCGGTTCGATCTCGCGGCGGCGCTGGCGCGCGAGCTGCACGCGGTCGACCGGCTGTCGGCCTTCTTCGACCTGATCCAGCAGGACCCCATCGTCAGCCAGGTCAAGCTGATCGCCGAGCCGTGGGACGTCGGCGAGGGCGGCTACCAGGTGGGCAACTTCCCCTCGCTGTGGCTCGAGTGGAACGGCAAGTACCGCGACTCGGTGCGCGACTTCTGGCGCAGCGAGCCCCAGTCGCTCGGCCAGTTCGCCTATCGTCTCACGGGCTCGTCCGACCTGTACAGCCACAACGGCCGCCGACCGTACGCGAGCATCAACTTCGTCACCGCGCACGACGGCTTCACACTCCGCGATCTCGTGTCGTACAACGACAAGCACAACGAGGCCAACGGGGAGGAGAACCGCGACGGCGAGGCGCACAACCGCTCGTGGAACTGTGGCGTGGAAGGGCCGACCGACGACGCGGCCGTGCTCGCGCTGCGTGCGACGCAGCAGCGCAACTTCCTGGCGACGCTGCTCCTCTCGCAGGGCGTGCCCATGCTGCTCGCGGGCGACGAGCTCGGACGGACCCAGGGCGGCAACAACAACGCCTACTGCCAGGACAACGAGACGTCGTGGGTCGACTGGGCGAACCTCGACGAGGACCTGCTCGCGTTCGCCCAGCAGGTCATCGCGTTCAGGCGCGACCACCCGGTGTTCAGGCGGCGCCGCTTCTTCCACGGGCGTCCGCTGCACGGCACGGGCGTCAAGGACATCGGCTGGTTCTCGCCCGACGGGACCGAGATGACCGACGACGACTGGACCTCGACGTCGATCAACTCGCTCATGGTCTTCCTCAACGGCGACGCCATTCCGAGTCCCGGTCCGATGGGCGAGCGCATCGTCGACGACAGCTTCCTGCTGCTTTTCAACGCCCACCATGGACCCGTGTCCTTCAGGCTGCCGCCGCCCGAGTGGGGCGCCGCCTGGGCGGTCGTGCTCGACACGCGCGCCGGCACGGTCGGGCCGAACGGGCACGAGGTCCCGAGCGATGGTGTCCTCGAAACCGCGCCGCGTACCCTCGTCGTGCTGATGAGGCAATAG
- a CDS encoding PBP1A family penicillin-binding protein, with protein sequence MPQLLIRFLGRVSSRLARLAAGRPVLVAAGVTALALPAWSVALFLAWLTWDIAWTLPGRDDLQGVAKMAQATTIYDADDQPIFTIFKEQRIEVPIDRVSPRLIEAVVAIEDQRFFDHRGVDLVRVAAAALANLRERRAAQGGSTITQQLARQSFLTPDKTIRRKLKEILVASQLEHSFSKDEILEMYLNKVYFGDGFYGVEAASLGYFDKHAAELDVAEAALLAGLIQSPSAYAPTGNRARALARRRVVLNAMHEMGAIDRETLERAREVEPVLRSRFRPDEPFGLYAKEQIRRDLVERFGWERVSQGGLRVYSTIDAGLQQQVERAVEAALVRIESRPAFRHPSRVAVAQPADDQAPDYLQAAVVVLDAATGHVRAMVGGRDFRESRFNRAVQARRQPGSAFKPFVFAAAIESRRFTPASLVTGLDEALLTGDGEWMPEDEHLTTTEMTLRTALRTSSNRAAVRLLQQVGITEAVRQADGFAVGPVPAVPSLALGAGEVTLQSLTTAFAAFANGGLVNRPVLVRRVEDADGALLASADEAPQRAVSAQTAFLVANMLADVVNAGTGYRARQSGFTLPAAGKTGTTNDYKDAWFVGFTPRVVAGVWIGFDQPRTILPGGYAGDLAVPLWAAIMRAATAGDPATWVERPEGVVAAQVCRLSGKLPAAGCGEVEVVSDTGEVNLRSMIYTEYFLRGTVPDETCALHTRRSFWERLAGVFKGQDTPAPVRASDVGVPIVGPPLSPPEAPPPARVEAAEAAVEPEAPPAKKRGFWGRLFGRRGKPDDAGRPSGATAPPPTPTPRPRPQ encoded by the coding sequence ATGCCTCAGCTCCTCATCCGGTTCCTCGGCCGCGTGTCGTCGCGCCTCGCGCGGCTCGCCGCCGGCCGTCCGGTCCTCGTGGCGGCCGGCGTGACGGCTCTCGCGCTCCCGGCCTGGAGCGTCGCCCTCTTCCTCGCCTGGCTCACCTGGGACATCGCCTGGACGCTGCCCGGCCGCGACGACCTGCAGGGCGTGGCGAAGATGGCGCAGGCGACGACCATCTACGACGCCGACGACCAGCCCATCTTCACCATCTTCAAGGAACAGCGCATCGAGGTGCCGATCGATCGCGTCTCGCCGCGCCTCATCGAGGCGGTCGTGGCCATCGAGGATCAGCGGTTCTTCGATCACCGTGGCGTCGACCTCGTGCGGGTGGCCGCGGCCGCGCTCGCCAACCTGCGCGAGCGGCGGGCCGCCCAGGGCGGGAGCACCATCACGCAGCAGCTCGCGCGACAGAGCTTCCTCACCCCCGACAAGACGATCCGGCGGAAGCTGAAGGAGATCCTGGTCGCCTCACAGCTCGAGCACTCGTTCTCGAAGGACGAGATTCTCGAGATGTACCTGAACAAGGTGTACTTCGGCGACGGCTTCTACGGTGTCGAAGCGGCCTCGCTCGGGTACTTCGACAAGCACGCGGCGGAGCTCGACGTCGCCGAGGCGGCGCTGCTCGCCGGGCTCATCCAGTCGCCCTCGGCGTATGCGCCCACCGGCAACCGCGCCCGGGCCCTCGCACGGCGGCGCGTCGTGCTCAACGCCATGCACGAGATGGGCGCGATCGACCGCGAGACGCTCGAGCGCGCGCGGGAGGTCGAGCCGGTGCTGCGCAGCCGCTTCCGGCCCGACGAGCCGTTCGGCCTCTACGCGAAGGAGCAGATCCGCCGCGATCTCGTCGAGCGCTTCGGGTGGGAGCGGGTATCGCAAGGTGGCCTCCGCGTGTACTCGACCATCGACGCCGGCCTCCAACAGCAGGTCGAGCGCGCCGTCGAAGCCGCCCTCGTGCGGATCGAGTCGCGGCCGGCGTTCCGGCACCCTTCGCGTGTGGCCGTCGCGCAACCCGCGGACGACCAGGCCCCCGACTACCTGCAGGCCGCCGTCGTCGTCCTCGACGCCGCGACCGGTCACGTGCGGGCGATGGTCGGCGGCCGCGATTTTCGCGAGAGCCGGTTCAACCGCGCGGTGCAGGCGCGGCGCCAGCCCGGCTCGGCATTCAAGCCGTTCGTCTTCGCCGCCGCCATCGAGTCGCGGCGCTTCACGCCGGCCTCGCTCGTCACCGGGCTCGACGAGGCCCTGCTCACCGGCGACGGCGAGTGGATGCCCGAGGACGAGCACCTCACGACCACGGAGATGACGCTGCGGACGGCGCTCCGCACCTCGAGCAACCGCGCCGCCGTGCGCCTGCTGCAGCAGGTCGGCATCACCGAGGCCGTGCGGCAGGCCGACGGCTTCGCCGTCGGACCCGTGCCCGCCGTGCCGTCGCTGGCGCTTGGCGCGGGCGAGGTCACGCTGCAGTCGCTGACCACGGCCTTCGCGGCTTTCGCCAACGGCGGACTGGTCAACCGCCCGGTGCTCGTGCGGCGCGTCGAAGATGCCGACGGCGCGCTCCTCGCGAGCGCCGACGAGGCGCCGCAGCGGGCCGTCTCGGCGCAGACGGCGTTTCTCGTCGCGAACATGCTCGCCGACGTCGTCAACGCGGGGACGGGCTACCGCGCCCGGCAGAGTGGGTTCACCCTGCCCGCCGCCGGCAAGACCGGCACGACCAACGACTACAAGGACGCCTGGTTCGTCGGCTTCACGCCCCGCGTGGTCGCGGGCGTCTGGATCGGGTTCGACCAGCCGCGGACGATCCTGCCTGGCGGCTACGCCGGCGACCTCGCGGTGCCGCTGTGGGCGGCGATCATGCGCGCGGCCACCGCCGGAGACCCCGCCACGTGGGTCGAGCGTCCCGAAGGGGTCGTCGCCGCCCAGGTGTGCCGCCTGTCGGGCAAGCTGCCGGCCGCCGGATGCGGGGAGGTGGAGGTGGTGTCCGACACGGGCGAGGTGAACCTCCGGTCGATGATCTACACCGAGTACTTCCTCCGCGGCACCGTGCCCGACGAGACGTGCGCCCTCCACACGCGGCGGTCGTTCTGGGAGCGACTGGCCGGGGTGTTCAAGGGGCAGGACACGCCGGCCCCTGTGAGGGCGAGTGACGTCGGCGTACCGATTGTCGGCCCGCCGCTCTCACCGCCGGAGGCCCCCCCGCCCGCTCGCGTCGAGGCCGCCGAGGCTGCGGTCGAACCCGAGGCGCCGCCAGCGAAGAAACGCGGCTTCTGGGGGCGCCTGTTCGGCCGGCGCGGCAAACCCGACGACGCCGGCAGGCCCTCCGGGGCGACGGCCCCGCCGCCGACGCCGACGCCCCGCCCCCGGCCGCAGTGA
- a CDS encoding AAA family ATPase, whose translation MTRRAMRFRDLIGHEPLVRLLARAVGRGTLPPSLIFAGPEGVGKRTAALALAHVLNCETPLAPGGAEADGLATDACGACATCRRIGRYIEASSHGREFALDCLVWVQPDEKQSIKIEAVRDVIRRVGFRPFDGRRRVVVIDEADTLEVPAQQALLKSLEEPPAATVFVLVTARPDALLATIRSRCRRLRFGPLPADTVARALVERFGSASEDASAAASVSGGSLGRALVRGSAEAAGIRAVATEFVDRVVQAGDDVTERLRAAQTLLSREGEARKGSLSRVQIGERLEALASLARDLGLVATSADPRWLANADLAEWTATVATVMGSQRAHRAFSTVDRAGVALGRNVGFKNLADWLACHL comes from the coding sequence GTGACACGTCGGGCCATGCGGTTTCGCGATTTGATCGGGCACGAGCCCCTCGTTCGTTTGCTGGCGCGCGCGGTCGGTCGGGGCACGCTCCCCCCGAGCCTGATCTTCGCGGGACCTGAGGGGGTGGGCAAGCGCACGGCCGCACTGGCGCTTGCGCACGTGCTCAACTGCGAGACACCCCTGGCCCCCGGCGGGGCCGAGGCTGACGGGCTGGCGACCGACGCCTGTGGCGCCTGTGCGACTTGCCGGCGAATCGGACGCTACATCGAGGCGTCGAGCCATGGCCGGGAGTTCGCGCTCGACTGCCTCGTCTGGGTGCAACCCGACGAGAAGCAGTCGATCAAGATCGAGGCCGTGCGCGACGTGATCCGGCGGGTGGGGTTCAGGCCGTTCGACGGGCGCCGGCGCGTGGTGGTCATCGATGAGGCCGACACGCTCGAGGTGCCCGCGCAGCAGGCGCTGCTCAAGAGCCTCGAGGAGCCACCGGCGGCCACCGTCTTCGTGCTGGTGACGGCGCGACCCGATGCGCTGCTCGCCACCATCCGGTCGCGCTGTCGCAGGTTGCGGTTCGGCCCGCTCCCGGCCGATACCGTGGCGAGGGCCCTCGTCGAGCGGTTCGGGTCTGCCTCCGAGGACGCGTCGGCCGCGGCAAGCGTGTCGGGTGGGAGCCTCGGGCGGGCGCTGGTGCGGGGCTCGGCCGAGGCCGCGGGCATCAGGGCCGTCGCGACGGAATTCGTCGACCGCGTCGTGCAGGCTGGTGACGACGTCACCGAACGCCTTCGCGCGGCGCAGACGCTTCTCTCACGGGAAGGTGAAGCTCGGAAGGGCTCCCTCTCGCGTGTGCAGATAGGCGAGCGCCTCGAGGCCCTCGCCTCGCTCGCACGAGACCTCGGTCTCGTGGCAACCAGCGCGGACCCCCGGTGGCTCGCCAACGCCGATCTCGCCGAGTGGACGGCCACCGTCGCGACGGTCATGGGCAGCCAACGGGCGCACCGCGCGTTTTCGACCGTCGATCGGGCCGGGGTCGCCCTGGGCCGGAACGTGGGGTTCAAGAACCTCGCCGACTGGCTCGCCTGTCATCTCTGA
- a CDS encoding stage 0 sporulation family protein: MLPEFALDDPPRPGEAVVVQTGLGPGVGTVARVPPVVSDRRQPPADSPQVFVRRATRDDVTARLRQQQRERSAFQFCLLKIRERQLPMKLTRVEQAGDGSRLVFYFTADGRVDFRELVRDVAAEFRTRIEMRQVGVRDEARMLGGYGSCGRPLCCTTWLQSFEPVSIKMAKQQRLSLNPSKLSGLCGRLKCCLRYELPNAKGETHAGCAHEGGCADGGGCQGGGACGDGGCGSCAR, translated from the coding sequence CTGCTGCCGGAGTTCGCGCTCGACGATCCGCCCCGGCCGGGCGAGGCCGTCGTCGTGCAGACGGGCCTCGGTCCCGGGGTCGGCACGGTCGCCCGCGTCCCGCCGGTCGTCTCGGACCGGCGCCAGCCGCCCGCCGATTCGCCACAGGTGTTCGTGCGGCGCGCCACGCGCGACGACGTCACGGCGCGGCTGCGGCAGCAGCAGCGCGAGCGCTCGGCCTTCCAGTTCTGCCTGTTGAAGATCCGCGAGCGCCAGTTGCCGATGAAGCTGACCCGCGTCGAGCAGGCGGGCGACGGCTCGCGCCTCGTGTTCTACTTCACCGCGGACGGCCGGGTCGACTTCAGGGAGCTCGTCAGGGACGTCGCGGCGGAGTTCCGGACGCGCATCGAGATGCGACAGGTCGGTGTGCGTGATGAGGCCCGGATGCTCGGGGGCTACGGCTCGTGCGGGCGCCCGCTCTGCTGCACGACCTGGCTCCAGAGCTTCGAGCCCGTCTCGATCAAGATGGCGAAGCAGCAGCGCCTCAGCCTCAACCCGTCCAAACTGTCGGGCCTGTGCGGCCGGCTGAAGTGCTGCCTGCGTTACGAACTGCCGAATGCGAAGGGCGAGACCCACGCGGGTTGTGCCCACGAAGGCGGCTGTGCCGACGGCGGCGGCTGCCAGGGCGGCGGCGCGTGCGGGGACGGCGGCTGCGGGAGCTGCGCGAGATGA
- the pdxA gene encoding 4-hydroxythreonine-4-phosphate dehydrogenase PdxA, with amino-acid sequence MTATLPIVGITVGDPAGIGPEVAVRAAADARVRAACTPKLFGPADEAGLAPFVPGVLSAAAGRAAYDAVVEAVHQARAGHIDAVATAPINKEAFALAGLPWRGHTELLASLCGVDDVAMLFWSEALRVVLATVHVPLAEVPRALTADRLERTLTLVARELPDFGVARPRIAVAGLNPHAGEHGLMGREDDEVIAPVVVAARGRGLDVTGPIPADTVFLRAVRGEFDLVVACYHDQGLVPVKLVAFGEAVNVTLGLPIVRTSVDHGTAFDIAGKGRADASSLVAAVLLAARLAVSRRARRGA; translated from the coding sequence ATGACGGCCACGCTGCCGATCGTCGGCATCACCGTCGGGGATCCCGCCGGAATCGGGCCTGAAGTGGCCGTCCGCGCGGCCGCCGATGCGCGCGTCCGTGCGGCCTGCACGCCGAAGCTCTTCGGGCCGGCGGACGAGGCAGGGCTGGCGCCATTCGTCCCGGGCGTGCTGTCGGCCGCCGCCGGGCGCGCCGCCTACGACGCCGTTGTCGAGGCGGTCCACCAAGCGCGGGCCGGACACATCGACGCCGTCGCGACGGCCCCCATCAACAAGGAGGCCTTCGCGCTCGCGGGGCTCCCGTGGCGCGGCCACACGGAGCTGCTCGCGTCGTTGTGCGGTGTCGACGACGTGGCCATGCTGTTCTGGTCCGAGGCGCTGCGGGTCGTGCTCGCCACCGTGCACGTGCCGCTTGCCGAGGTACCGCGCGCGTTGACGGCCGACCGCCTCGAGCGGACGCTCACACTGGTCGCGCGCGAGCTGCCCGACTTCGGTGTGGCGCGTCCCCGGATCGCCGTGGCGGGACTCAACCCCCACGCCGGCGAGCACGGTCTGATGGGCCGCGAAGACGACGAGGTGATCGCGCCGGTCGTCGTCGCCGCACGCGGGCGGGGCCTCGACGTGACCGGACCGATTCCCGCCGACACCGTCTTCCTGAGGGCGGTGCGCGGGGAGTTCGACCTCGTCGTGGCCTGCTACCACGACCAGGGTCTCGTGCCGGTGAAGCTCGTGGCCTTCGGCGAGGCCGTGAACGTGACGCTGGGCCTGCCGATCGTTCGCACGTCGGTCGACCACGGCACCGCGTTCGACATCGCCGGCAAGGGGCGAGCCGACGCGTCGAGCCTGGTTGCCGCCGTCCTGCTCGCGGCGCGGCTCGCCGTGAGCCGTCGCGCGCGACGGGGCGCGTGA
- the smpB gene encoding SsrA-binding protein SmpB, giving the protein MAERPPRPSDRLLAENRKASHDYHFLDTIEAGVVLLGTEVKAIREGRVNLRDSYGRVEDGEVFVYNIHISPYSHRGYTEHEALRKRKLLMRRSEIRKLIGKTVEKGITLVPVRMYLKNGRVKIAISLAKGKKSHDKRETERKREADRETRAAIKERVRPR; this is encoded by the coding sequence ATGGCCGAGCGCCCGCCACGCCCGTCGGATCGCCTGCTCGCCGAGAACCGCAAGGCCTCGCACGACTATCACTTCCTCGACACCATCGAGGCGGGGGTCGTGCTGCTCGGCACAGAGGTGAAGGCCATCCGCGAAGGCCGGGTGAACCTGCGCGACAGCTACGGGCGGGTCGAAGACGGCGAGGTGTTCGTCTACAACATCCACATCAGCCCGTACAGCCACCGCGGGTACACCGAGCACGAGGCGCTGCGGAAGCGCAAGCTGCTCATGCGCCGGTCCGAGATCCGGAAGCTGATCGGGAAGACCGTCGAGAAGGGCATCACGCTCGTGCCCGTGCGGATGTACCTGAAGAACGGCCGGGTGAAGATCGCCATCAGCCTGGCCAAGGGCAAGAAGTCGCACGACAAGCGCGAGACGGAGAGGAAGAGGGAAGCCGACCGCGAGACGCGCGCGGCGATCAAGGAGCGGGTGCGCCCGCGCTGA